Below is a window of Virgibacillus sp. NKC19-3 DNA.
GGCCATGGTTCAGGAGTTTATTCATCCTGCAGCCGCAATATCAATTAATGGCGAGTGTCCCTTTGATTTTTAAATTGCACGTTATTTCAGCGTTTGGTTTAATTGCTTCGATTCCATTTACACGTCTCGTCCATTTTTACAGTTTACCGGTGACCTATCCCACTCGGGCACCCCAGCAGTATCGCTCACGGTCCGGGTATAGGAGGAAAGGATAATATATAAGGTTAAAAAGCGAACAGTACTCGTCACTGTTCGCTATTTTCATTTATAGCCCAGGATAACCCCCATGTAATGCCTGCTCGCTTACTTCCTCTAATGGTATGTTCATAAAATTTGTCGCTTTCCTTTGATATAAGCGTAGATAATCTGTTGACAGAATGGTTTGCGCTCCAACATATAAGGGAACCTAACAAAGCAAAGAATGCTTTTTAAGCGTGCCTTTAATCCAAGATCAAGTTTGCTAGGAATACTTTCCCGAAAAAACGTTCATACTTCTGAAAAGCACTTCCGAAAGGAGTAATCAGAATGGCTGTAGCAGGTCGGGTAGCAGTGGCGAAGAATACAGGACATTTTTCAATTGAAAGTCTTCGTAAATTAAGAGAAATGATGGTTGTGGAGGAATTTGACAAAGGTTCATCCATCTACTGGGAAGCAGAAACAAATGAAAAATTATATTTTCTACTGAAGGGAAAAGTAAAACTTACCAAAATAAATGAAGAAGGTAAGGAATTGACGATGTATTGCTTTTTCTCCGGTGATATGTTTGGAGAATATCCTTCAGAAAACAGTTATCTTAATTCATACACAGCACAAACCATGGAGAAGTCTGAAATTGGTGTGTTGCGACGTTGTGATATAGATAAACTTCTTAAAGAATCCGGAGAACTGGCACTTGAATTTTCTTATTGGCTGAGTCAAACGCATCGACACACCCAGTTAAAATTAAGAGACTTATTATTATATGGGAAAAGTGGGGCGTTAGCTTCCACGCTGATTCGAATTTCGAATACATATGGGATTTATGAGGAAAATAAAGTAAAAATCACCAAAAAATTTACCAATCTGGAACTTGCCGAATTGATTGGAGCAACCCGGGAAACGGTTAACCGCTTACTCGCATCATTTAAGCAGGATGGTTTAATACAATATAAGAAGGGAAGGATCGAGATTTTAGATCTGGCCGGATTAAAAGAAGTGAATCAATGTGAAGAATGTCCGGTGGAGATTTGCAGGCTTTAGGCATAACAGATAAAGCGGGAACGACATAAGAAGTCGTTCCCGCTGTAACCACTATGACAATCTCTTAAACAACACATTATTTTCTAAGTGGATATGTTGGAATGTGTTCTCTTCCAGCTCTGCTAATCGAGCGTAGGTGATTTGATAGGAACCGCATGCATAGGCATGTGGTTGAAATCCATCTGTGATTACTCGCATTCTTTTCAATATGTCGCCACATGTATCATGTTCTTCCTCTAACGCTTCATTTGCCACGTGAATCTGCTCTAAAAGTGTTTCACTGGGGTTTTTTTCGTATTCTTTTATTAAAGGAAAAACGTCACGCTCTTCTTTTAAGGTATGCTCTTCCATTTCGACTTTAAAATCATTGTACAGGCGATGTAATTCTTGTAAATGTGGCTGATCTCCTCCATGTTTACGGAATACTTTTGTAACGAATTCTCCGAGTGCAGGGAGTTCTTCCGCCAGATAGGCATGGTGATGATAGACAATGTGATCAACAAGTTCAGGGAGTGGCATTGTATCCCAGTCTATCACATGGTGATCTTCCCTTTGCCAGCGTTCATAAGCTGTATTTAATGCTGATAAAACGGCAGTTTCATCAAGATTCTTCTCAGCAAAGGTATCTTTAAGTGCCCGGTCTCCACCACAGCAAAAGTCAATCTGGCGTTCCTTAAATAAATCACTAGCCTTCGGGAACACTTTTACAATAGCCGCTGGTGTATGCGCAGCAGTAAATGTATTCATTTTATAACCTCCTAAGATTGGCCTAGTTATAATGATAAGCTATTCTAGGAAGCTATTCTGTGATAGAACGCACTGATCTACAACTATTATTTATCTAAATTTGGTAGGTCCGAGAATATACCGACATAATATTTTATATCATCAACATTATTTTTAATCGTGTTGATAGTAAGGATTTCCTTGTTTGATTCATCGTTATTTCCCGTATACCAGATTTCTCCTTTCCAATATCCATGATCATGAATGGTATTTCGCATGTCATGATAGAAAGAAGGTTCATGCATTGATGAATGCAGAAGATTGGTTGCTTTGCTACCTACTGCCTCCTCTTCGGTATATCCACTCATTTGTGTGAAGGCAGGATTAACATATTGAATGGTCCCATTTTTGTTCATTACTATAATACCTTCTGTAGCCCCCTCTACAATTTTTCGTTCAATCGTTATTTGATCTTTGTAATACATGAAAATAACAATAACGAAACTGACTAAGGCAAATTGAGAAAGTGCCATGAAGCCAATGGAGTAATCACCGGTCATATTATTAACGGTTGTTAAGATGATTGGAGGGAAGAATCCGCCTAATCCTCCCATCGCAGAGACAATTCCATTAACAACTCCAGCTTGTTTGGAAAAGTGAAATGGAACAAGTTTGAATACGGCTCCATTACCAATACCGACAGAAACCCCAACAGCCAAAGATCCTACGGTGTACCATGCGATAGATGGTGAAAATGATAATAGTATTCCCGAAAGTGTAACACCAACAAATACAAACATTAGAATAATATAGGCGTTGAACTTATCGGCTAACCAACCACCAACCGGACGTACGAATGTCGCTAGTACAATGAAGCCAGCCGTCCTTATCCCTGCATCAACAGCTGTTAACCCGAAATCAGTTACTAAGAAGTTGGGCAAAAATACGGTGAATGCCACAAAGGCACCGAATGTTACAAAATAAAATAGGCTCAAAAACCATAACGTTGAGTTGCGGTATACGCCTTTTATTTGCCCAATCATCGATTGTTTTACTTTAGTTTCATCTTTGTCACCTAAAAAGAAATACAAAGCAGCAAATAAGATAATCAAAATGATATAGAATCGAACTGTACTTTGCCATCCTATGGCTCCTGCGATAACTGGAGCAGCAAATGTTGTTATTGCGGTACCGACATTACCAACCCCGTAAATACCATTGATGAATCCATGTTTTTCTTTGGGATAGTACTTTGGCAAGGATGTAACTCCGATAGAGAATGTCGCTCCTCCAACTCCCAGAATAAATCCTCCGATAACCAGATCCATGAACGAATCAGCTACACTGATATAGAAAACCGGAAATAGGAGGATGATTAACGCAACAAGGTTAACGGTTCTAGCCCCAAATCGATTGGTATAAAAACCAATCGGAATTCGTAATAATGACCCTAAAATAACAGGTATCGCTGTTACGAAAGAAACCTGCCCGGAAGTTAACGCAATGTCCTCTTGAATACTGGGCATGAGCGAGGATATTAAAACCCACATCATAAATCCCGCAATAAGGCTGGATGTTTGAAGGGATAATTGAATAGTTGGATTTTTCATCATGAAATTTCTCTCCTTTCAGCATACGTATTTATATCCGTTCCCCCTAGGTTAAATGATGAATAAGTATAAAACAGTGAAAAATATCACACTATGGAAATAAAATGAAGGATTAATTCGGTGAAAGTGTGATATTTATCATATCCGCATTGTTCCCAGCATGTTTAAATGATATATAATTAGAATGGTGTAGGCTTGGCTGATAGGTATCATGTTAATCAATGTGGTTGTACTGGATGGATGAGACGGATCAAACCCGGAGACATTGATGGCGAGTAGGGAATATTGCCTTTTTTAATTGTGCTCCATATGATTTTTTAATAAAGGTTGTGAATCTGATGGAAAGTCAAGTAGAAGATCATCTTACTTTTTTGGGAGAAAAGATAAAGATGTATGTAAATAGACAAGAATATGAATTGGCCCGGGAACATGTGGCGGAATTGGAAGCGATTCTTGATTCTGGAGATAATATGGATACTCAAGTACAATTTCTTTCACTTTACAGGATTGCGGAGTTTTATCATTGTGTTCATAATTATGATAAGGCAGTGGACTATCATAAGCGGGCGTTAGCTTTCAATGAAATGGATAAGATACATAGCAAGCTGGTAATAGATACGTATTTGGATTACGCTGGACTGGAAAGAGAATATGGGCGATTTTCAAATGCCAGGAAATTGTTAACGGAATTAGTAGCGCTTCTGGAGACAATGGATCAACAAGACGCTTATGATTTTGGGCGGATATACAGTAGTCTAGGTAAGGTGGATATAGGTGAGGGAGACGATAAATCCGGTTTAAACCAGTTGGAAAAGGCGTTAGGTTACTTTCGCCAAGTAGTACCTGAAGCGAATCCTGTTATCGGACAGACCATTCATACGATCTCGGATATTCACCTTCGTATGGAAGCCTATGACCAAGCATTACATCTTCATCAATCGCTGTTGGAAACATACCAACAGATTGGCGATAAGGTCAATGAGGGAAAATCACTGCTTAAGATGGGGAAATCTACTTTTATATCGATGCGAAAAAGGCAAGAAAAACGATTACCCAAGCATTGAAGCTATTCGAGGAAGTGTACGAAGGCAAACAGATAGATATTGCAAAAGGAAACTTCCTGTTAGGCGAACTTGATGAAACGATGGGAGGTATCCCGAGGGCGCTTAAGTATTACAAACGTTCCCTCGGACAAATGGATGGTTTTTACAGCGAAAATCATTTTCTGACCGTATATGCTTATTTGAAAATAGGAACGCTGTCCATCACTGTAAATGAATGGGAACAAGCCGAAAAATATTTGAAAAAAGGGTTGCCTCTCTCGGATGCTTTTCCGAAGATGAGACTCCAATTCTTGCATGCATTGGGCAAAGTTTATTCCGAAAAAAGAGCCTATGATCAAGCATTTTCTTATTTTCAGGAATTCTTGCAAGGACTTAAACAAGATGGACGAAACGACTCAAAGGGATATGCGGATACCCTTCAGGAGATTGGATTCAATTTCAAGTATCAGGATCAATTAGAAGAGGCCCAACGATACTTTGAAGAAGCGTTGGCAATTTATGAACAGCTAAAGCCTGGACTTCTCGAAGAAGCGGGAATGATCTGTATGCGTCTGGCTTATTGTTGTGAATATAAGACGAACAAGGATTTAAAAAAAGCGGAATTTTATTATGAAAAGGGGTTTAAGCGGATAGAGAAAATACCTGATCAGGAAATGGTGCAAGAAGCATTAGCTGGCGTTATTGAATTTTTTACACGTATCGATAATCCGAAAAAGAAGCGGAAATACGAGGACAAATTTGTTAAGTTACAAACCGCAAACCGGCAATAAAGCTTGATTTACATAATGTTTTACTAATCTGACCTATCAACGTTAATGGTTGTAGAGGGTTGGATTATTTTGTTCTAGGAGAACATTTCAAGAGTCCTTTCCTTATAGAGTCCTCTTCGAAAATCGCCGAAGCATGTACTAGAGAGGAGCTCAAGTACATGGAATTGCTGAAATCGTCGAAGTATGTACCATAGAGAGGAGCTCAAGTACATGGAATCGCTGAAATCGCCGGAGCATGTACCAGAGAGGGGTACTCAAGTACACGGAACTGCTGAAATCGTCGAAGTATGTACCATAGAGAGGCACTCAAGTACATGGAATCGCTGAAATCGCCGAAGCATGTACTAGAGAGGCGCTCAAGTACACGGAAATGCTGAAATCGCCGAAGCATGTACCATAGAGGGGTACTCAAGTACACGGAATTGCTGAAATCGCCGAAGCATGTACCATAGAGAGGCACTCAAGTACATGGAATTGCTGAAATCGCCGAAGCATGTACCAGAGAGGGGTACTCAAGTACATGGAATCGCTGAAATCGCCGGAGCATGTACCATAGAGAGGTACTCAAGTACATGGAATCGCTGAAATCGCCGAAGCATGTACCATAGAGAGGCACTCAAGTACATGGAATTGCTGAAATCGCCGAAGCATGTACCATAGAGAGGCACTCAAGTACATGGAATTGCTGAAATCGTCGAAGTATGTACTAGAGAGGCGCTCAAGTACACGGAATTGCTGAAATCGCCGAAGCATGTACTATAGAGAGGCACTCAAGTACATGGAATTGCTGAAATCGTCGAAGCATGTACCATAGAGAGGTACTCAAGTACATGGAATCGCTGAAATCGCCGGAGCATGTACCATAGAGAGGAGCTCAAGTACATGGAAATGCTGGGACATACGTCTTAATTTGCTAGCAACGTTTTTTCGATAGTTGGATGCGTTGACCATTTCCCAGTGAAGCAGCACACTTTTTCACGTTTTGAGAAAGATAACTAGCCGTTCGACTGATTAGAAATTATCCCCATCTTAACAAAACCCTGGGGTGTAGCGATTTAAATTGGAGGAAATTTCTAGTAATTTGTACTAGGAGAATGGGCCTCTACCAAACAATAAATATTTTTTGTTAATTTTGATCTACATCAAGGAATCAAGTTAAAACCCGTCCTATACTAAAGATAGAAAAACAAAAGGAGGCATACAAAATGAAAACCATAAAATATCAATTAGAGCCATTAACTTGTCCATCATGTATTAAGAAAATCGAAGGGAAACTGGGGAAAATGAATGGGGTGGAAGAAGCGAAAGTGATGTTTAATTCCAGTAAAGTAAAAGCAACCTATGATCAGGAACAAGTCACATCCGATGAATTAAAAGCAACCATTGAGAAGCTTGGATTTCCAGTAGTTTCCTAAGATTAGTAGCTGCTCGAGGTAGGGTAGCTACAAAGGGGGGATGAAAATGCGTAAAGTAAAAAGAGTTCACGTCGTTATAACTTCAGGAAGCTTATTGATTCTTGCATTCTTATTTCATCTTATCGATATGTCCGTTTGGAAAGACATTACGCTCATTGCAGCAACCTTTATTGCTGGATATTTCATTGCTAAAAAAGCAATACAAACGACTATGATGAAAGCATTCAGTATTGAATTACTTGTTACAATCGCTGTAATAGGCGCTTTATCTATCGGAGAATACGTAGAATCTGCCGCAGTTACATTCCTGTTTTTATTTGGTGCCTATTTAGAAGCACGGACATTGGAAAAAACACGTTCTTCTTTACAAACACTAATGGGAATGGCACCAATGGAAGCAACGGTTTTGGAGAATGGAGAACGTATCGTCAAGCCGATTCGTGACATTGACACAGGAGATCATATTTTGATTCAAACTGGAGAAAAGGTCGCCATTGATGGGAAGATCATTTCTGGCCAAGCATTTATCAATGAATCAACAATAACTGGAGAATCAATACTCGCTAATAAAAACATAGAGGATCAGGTTTTCAGTGGAACCATGATTGACCATGGCTATGTTGAAGTAGAAGCAGAAAAAGTTGGTGATGATACCGCCTTTTCAAAAATCATTGAATTGGTGGAGGAAGCACAGGAGTCTAAAGCAAAAACACAAAAATTCCTTGACCGGTTTGCCAATGTCTATACGCCAGGAATTCTTGTATTATCCATTCTTGTTCTCATTGTTACACAGAATTTCGAATTGTCTATAACGTTCTTAGTTATTGCATGTCCTGGAGCACTTGTGATTTCAACACCCGTTTCTCTTGTTGCTGGAATCGGTAATGGTGCAAAGAATGGTACATTGATGAAGGGTGGGGAAATAATAGAAAACCTTGCAAAAATCGATGTACTGGTTTTTGATAAAACAGGTACGCTTACAAAAGGGGAACCGGAAATGACAGGGGTGAAAGCTTATGATAGGGGGGAATCGGAACTTTTAACCATGACGGCAGAAGCAGAAATTATTTCAGAGCATCATTTAGGAAGAGCGATTGTTAAAGAAGCCAAAAGACGCGGATTGCCCTTACTAAACGAACCGGAAGAATTTACTCTAGATAAAGGTCATGGTTTATGTGCAACCATTGATGGGCAGTCTGTCGTAATTGGAAATCGTAAACTACTTCGTAAAAATGAAATAGAACTGCCGCTAACCGTTGAAACATATGCGATTGATGAAGAAGAAAAAGGGAATACAGCCATTTTTGTTGGCATCAATGAAAAATTAGCTGGTGTTATTTCCATTGCTGACCAAATTCGTCAAGAGGCCACCAGCGCGATGCAACACTTGAAAGATGCAGGCATTAAACAAACGGTAATGCTTACAGGAGATAATAAGCACACAGCTGAAAAAGTAGCTACGCAGCTGGGAATTGACGATGTGTTCGCGGAAATGCTTCCGGAAGATAAGGTGAATCACGTTCAACACTTAAAAGTAGAAGGGTACAATGTTTCCATGGTAGGTGATGGGGTCAATGATGCACCAGCAATTGCAGCAGCAGATGTGGGTATGGCCATGGGTGCAGCCGGAACAGATGCAGCAATGGAGACCGCAGATGTCGTATTAATGACAGATAAATTGGACAAAATTCCATATGCTTACACCCTAGCGAAAGCAACGGTGCGAAATATGAAGCAAAACATTTTCATCGCGGTTGGAACGGTTGCCTTACTTCTAGCAGGAGTGTTGGTAGGTGAAATATTCCTGGCATCAGGCATGTTTATTCATGAACTGAGCGTGTTGATGGTTATCCTTAATGCGATCCGCTTAGTCGGTTATAAGCAACGAAGACGGGTGAAACAGAAACAAAGACGCACCAATACAGCGGTAATTTAAGCCTATTTATCCATCGTTTTCATCTGAATAAGTTATACGGATAAAAATACAGAGGGGGCGTTCGTGATCATGAATAGAAAAGTAAATCTTTCGCATTTATGCGTTTCTAAAGTCCCTTTTTTTAACCATCTGAATGATGATGAGATGCTTAAAATAGCGGGGAAAAGTAGACATAAGGATTTTAAAAAAGGGGAAACCATTTATCATGCAGGTGATCCACTCGAATATTTGTATATTGTTCATCAAGGGCGTGTGAAGATTTATCAGTTATTTGAATCTGGTAAGGAGCAGTTATTACGTATTTTAGAACCGGGTGAATTCATGGGTGAGTTGGCATTGTTTACAGAAAAAACACTGGACAGTTATGCGGAGGCGATGGAAGCTAGCAATATATGCACGATCCATCGTGATGATATGCAAGATCTGATGCAGGATTATCCAACGATTGCGGTGAAAATTTTGGAGCAGTTCAGCAATCGCCTTGATAACAC
It encodes the following:
- a CDS encoding Crp/Fnr family transcriptional regulator, which gives rise to MAVAGRVAVAKNTGHFSIESLRKLREMMVVEEFDKGSSIYWEAETNEKLYFLLKGKVKLTKINEEGKELTMYCFFSGDMFGEYPSENSYLNSYTAQTMEKSEIGVLRRCDIDKLLKESGELALEFSYWLSQTHRHTQLKLRDLLLYGKSGALASTLIRISNTYGIYEENKVKITKKFTNLELAELIGATRETVNRLLASFKQDGLIQYKKGRIEILDLAGLKEVNQCEECPVEICRL
- the ric gene encoding iron-sulfur cluster repair di-iron protein, with the translated sequence MNTFTAAHTPAAIVKVFPKASDLFKERQIDFCCGGDRALKDTFAEKNLDETAVLSALNTAYERWQREDHHVIDWDTMPLPELVDHIVYHHHAYLAEELPALGEFVTKVFRKHGGDQPHLQELHRLYNDFKVEMEEHTLKEERDVFPLIKEYEKNPSETLLEQIHVANEALEEEHDTCGDILKRMRVITDGFQPHAYACGSYQITYARLAELEENTFQHIHLENNVLFKRLS
- a CDS encoding nitrate/nitrite transporter — protein: MKNPTIQLSLQTSSLIAGFMMWVLISSLMPSIQEDIALTSGQVSFVTAIPVILGSLLRIPIGFYTNRFGARTVNLVALIILLFPVFYISVADSFMDLVIGGFILGVGGATFSIGVTSLPKYYPKEKHGFINGIYGVGNVGTAITTFAAPVIAGAIGWQSTVRFYIILIILFAALYFFLGDKDETKVKQSMIGQIKGVYRNSTLWFLSLFYFVTFGAFVAFTVFLPNFLVTDFGLTAVDAGIRTAGFIVLATFVRPVGGWLADKFNAYIILMFVFVGVTLSGILLSFSPSIAWYTVGSLAVGVSVGIGNGAVFKLVPFHFSKQAGVVNGIVSAMGGLGGFFPPIILTTVNNMTGDYSIGFMALSQFALVSFVIVIFMYYKDQITIERKIVEGATEGIIVMNKNGTIQYVNPAFTQMSGYTEEEAVGSKATNLLHSSMHEPSFYHDMRNTIHDHGYWKGEIWYTGNNDESNKEILTINTIKNNVDDIKYYVGIFSDLPNLDK
- a CDS encoding tetratricopeptide repeat protein, with translation MESQVEDHLTFLGEKIKMYVNRQEYELAREHVAELEAILDSGDNMDTQVQFLSLYRIAEFYHCVHNYDKAVDYHKRALAFNEMDKIHSKLVIDTYLDYAGLEREYGRFSNARKLLTELVALLETMDQQDAYDFGRIYSSLGKVDIGEGDDKSGLNQLEKALGYFRQVVPEANPVIGQTIHTISDIHLRMEAYDQALHLHQSLLETYQQIGDKVNEGKSLLKMGKSTFISMRKRQEKRLPKH
- a CDS encoding tetratricopeptide repeat protein, with translation MKLFEEVYEGKQIDIAKGNFLLGELDETMGGIPRALKYYKRSLGQMDGFYSENHFLTVYAYLKIGTLSITVNEWEQAEKYLKKGLPLSDAFPKMRLQFLHALGKVYSEKRAYDQAFSYFQEFLQGLKQDGRNDSKGYADTLQEIGFNFKYQDQLEEAQRYFEEALAIYEQLKPGLLEEAGMICMRLAYCCEYKTNKDLKKAEFYYEKGFKRIEKIPDQEMVQEALAGVIEFFTRIDNPKKKRKYEDKFVKLQTANRQ
- a CDS encoding heavy-metal-associated domain-containing protein produces the protein MKTIKYQLEPLTCPSCIKKIEGKLGKMNGVEEAKVMFNSSKVKATYDQEQVTSDELKATIEKLGFPVVS
- a CDS encoding heavy metal translocating P-type ATPase; the protein is MRKVKRVHVVITSGSLLILAFLFHLIDMSVWKDITLIAATFIAGYFIAKKAIQTTMMKAFSIELLVTIAVIGALSIGEYVESAAVTFLFLFGAYLEARTLEKTRSSLQTLMGMAPMEATVLENGERIVKPIRDIDTGDHILIQTGEKVAIDGKIISGQAFINESTITGESILANKNIEDQVFSGTMIDHGYVEVEAEKVGDDTAFSKIIELVEEAQESKAKTQKFLDRFANVYTPGILVLSILVLIVTQNFELSITFLVIACPGALVISTPVSLVAGIGNGAKNGTLMKGGEIIENLAKIDVLVFDKTGTLTKGEPEMTGVKAYDRGESELLTMTAEAEIISEHHLGRAIVKEAKRRGLPLLNEPEEFTLDKGHGLCATIDGQSVVIGNRKLLRKNEIELPLTVETYAIDEEEKGNTAIFVGINEKLAGVISIADQIRQEATSAMQHLKDAGIKQTVMLTGDNKHTAEKVATQLGIDDVFAEMLPEDKVNHVQHLKVEGYNVSMVGDGVNDAPAIAAADVGMAMGAAGTDAAMETADVVLMTDKLDKIPYAYTLAKATVRNMKQNIFIAVGTVALLLAGVLVGEIFLASGMFIHELSVLMVILNAIRLVGYKQRRRVKQKQRRTNTAVI
- a CDS encoding Crp/Fnr family transcriptional regulator, with the translated sequence MNRKVNLSHLCVSKVPFFNHLNDDEMLKIAGKSRHKDFKKGETIYHAGDPLEYLYIVHQGRVKIYQLFESGKEQLLRILEPGEFMGELALFTEKTLDSYAEAMEASNICTIHRDDMQDLMQDYPTIAVKILEQFSNRLDNTEKLVGQLSAKDVEARMASYLLDLIDKSNTDEIVLPMRKKDLASYLGTTQETISRKLSNLQTNGLIEQKGHRNIKILNKDALSNIAYES